TCCTTTTAAAACTTATGTACACCCAACAGGTAATAAATTTAAATTAGAAAAACATAAATCTATCGATTTGTGGAGAATTGTAGATACGTTTGCAGAAGGAGTTTTCTGTCATAAACCTTGTACAGTTTCTGGTGGTGGAAAATCTGAAATATCTAAATCGATGCAAAATGCTATTACATATAGTAATTTTAACATTCAAAATATCGATGAAGATTTCAAAAAAGCAGATGAAATTATAGAATTTGTGTACTCTAATCGTTGGAAAGTTAAAGATCCAAATAGACCAATTTCAAGATCATTTTTAAGTGAAAAAAGATCGTTAAGTTCTGCAGTGAAATTATTAATTCCTTCTGAACATAATTCAGATGAATTTAATGCGTTTTTAGATGGAATTCCTGTTCATATTCGTTCTTTAGTATTATTTGTAAAACGTTTATACAGACAAGCTCATGGTGAGTTAAACTGGAAAGAATACATGTCTGTAGAAATTATCAACGGAAAAAAAGGTACCGGGCTTTTATATAATAATACTCCTGTTGTTGGTAGTTATGTTCGTATTGGATTCAACGAAAAGGGAAACTGGATGTTGAACAAATTACGTTCTGATTTTTCTCCTTGTGAAAAAATACAAACTGAAGATGATATTACAGCTTCTATAACAATACCTAGAAATAGATTAAAAAACTTAAACCCTGAGTTTACAAACAAGAGTTTAAAAATCCTTACCAATTGTGAAGCTCACTTGTTTCAAAGACCAGATGAAGCAGTAGTAAGAGGTTATGATAAAGGAGCTGAATTAGATTTAGTTACTGAAGGAAGGTTTTTAACAAACTACGAGTTACTTAAAAAAGAAGATGCTGTTGTTATATATGAAGACACCATTAACTATGATAAATATACGCAACCCGTAAAAGATTTTATTGAAAGTATTGTAAAAAGTGATAAAGAAGAAGAGTTTTTTGCATTACCATCACATACAAGAATTGTAAATGGTGAGCCAACTAAAAACCCTCGTTATTTAGAGCCTAATAAAGTTATCAATGAAACAGAAGATACTTATTTAGCAGAAGTAGGTGTTCGTTTAGTTAGAAAAATGGAATTAACAGATCCGTTAAATAACGTTGTAAATGCTGTTTTACCAGGAAGAAGAAATAACCCTGTAGACAAAGCTGCTGGTATTAGACCATTAGCTGTTTATAGTCCTATTCACTACCAAGAAACTCCAGAATTATTTATGGATTTTATTTGTAGTTTAACAGGTAAATCACCATCAACAACTGGTGCAGGTTCTGAAGGAGCTTTAACAAAAGCACCTTTTAATATGTTAACGCCAACAACCGATTTAAATAATGCGTTGTTATCACATATTTTAACTGAATCTAATGGTTTTAGTACTGCAGCCGGTTATGTTGGTGCAGAAAATAAAATTGACCATGATGTCAGTTTATTAATTCCTGAAATTTGGGCAAGAATAGAACCAATTGACAGAGATCCAAAAGCTTTAATTGCAAATGGTTCTTTAGAAAAAATAGAAGATTTTGAATTCGAAGGAGAAACTATTTTAGCGAGTAGATTAGGGTATAGAATTACTAAGAAATTCTCTTACAGATGTATGAATAGAATTTTTGATGAGCCTACTGCTGTTTTTAGTGATAGAATGTTAAAACCAGAATTACAAGGCTTAGAAGATTATGCAGATGGTATTAAAAACATTACTGAAGCTCAACAAAAAGTTGCTTTAAACTATTTTGAAGATGGAAGTATTGAAGCTGCAACACCACCTTTAAAAATTCTTTTACACATAATGGCTTATGGTAATTATGAAGGAAAGCATATTAGCGATCCAGAATTACGTAAGTACTTCGACAGAGATTATGTTGTTAATAGTGAATGGTACAAAGAAAGATTAGTTCTACAACAACAAAAAGATATTGCCTTTTACGGAAAGCAAATAAAATATTTAGAGGATTTTATTTCAAATCCGAGAAACAATGCTTTAGTTTTAGAAATGGATATTAATGGTCGTTTAAAAGATTTAAAACAATTTCACAAAGAAGTTAATTCTGAAAATTATTTAGAAAATTTAAATGGAACTATTGGATTAGATCCTTTATCTAGAAAGTAAATATAAAACAAGCTAAGAAGCTGTTTTTAGAATAATATTAGGGCATCAATTAAAATTGATGCCCTTTTTTATGCACTTATTTCTATACTTAATTTTTGGTTTAATACAATTTACAGAACATGTATTATTGAAAACATATTCGTTAGAAATAGAAATTATAGATATCCATTTAGTATAGAAACAAGGGATTAATACATCCCCAAAAAATAGTAGATAGGTTTAAAAAATGGCTATTAAAATAAATTGAGAAGCAAAAAAATCATCCTAATAGAACAAAGTTTGGGCAAAAAATAGGAATTACAAAAAACATTAATATAATTAATAAGAACATCCACACTAAGCCCATTAAAAGTGGATATACAATTGTATAGTTTTTTAATTTTGGTGTAACTGAATGAGCTAATAAACCGTGAATTCCACCACTAAAAAGAAAAAAGATAATACCTAAAGATATTGATAAAAAAAGTACTGAGTGAGATTCTTTTATCTTAAAAAGATAAATTCCTAATGCTAATGAAACAACAATTAATATTCTATATATCCTTCTTTCCATCTGTTTAAAATTAAATATTACATCACTTTTTTACATTCTATGACCATTAAAACTCAAAAGAGGTATATTGCCTAAAGATTCCATTTTTTTAACTAAATCAGTATGAAATAACATTTTAACTATTCCTTTTGAATCTCTCTCTAACATAGCTATCATATCTGCATTTTCATCTTTTAAATAGGTTTTTAAAGAATCAAAAACATTATCAGAAAAAATTATTTGTGTATCTATTTTATCGTACTTAATTTTTTCTTTTAATAATTGATCAAACCAACTTTTCTTCTGTAAGACATAAGAATTTTCTTTTTTAGAAACATGAACAATTTTTATTGTTGCTTCATATGGCTTTGCAATATGTACTAAATCATAAATTGCACAAATATCATTTTCTTCAAAATCTGAAGCATAAACAATTGTTTTAATATTACTTGCACATATACCTTTAGGAACCGTTAATACTGGACAAGGTGCTTTTTCAATAAGTTTTAAAGCTGTCTTACCTAAGAGAAATTCCTTTAATACTTTTTCACTTTTTGTTCCTGTAATAATCAAATCTGCATTTAGTTTTTTTGCTTTTTCAATAATTCCATTTATAATTGACTTGTTTTCAATAGCTTCAAAACTTACATCTACTTCCTCTAAATCACCTTCGTAATTGCTATTACAAAAATTAATCAATTTATTTTGTTGCGTTATATAAGTCTTATCTTCAAGATTGATATAAGGTTCTTTAAGGTCTTTATCAAAAATTGTAGGATAATCAAAAACATGAATTACAAATAAACTTGTATCTAATTTCTTACTTAAATTAAGAGCGTATTTCAGTGCAGGAATTGCATTTTTAGAAAAATCAGTTGCGTGTAATATCTTTTTCATTTTAAAGAATTTTATTACATTATTATCTTCAAAGTTAAGAGTATTAAAAGAATCCCAAAATGACAATAGTCATTAAGACAGGATTTTATCACACAAAAAAACTATAATAATCAATAATATGAATAACTCTATTAACGAATAATTTCAAGAAATAAATACAATATTTATTAAATCTGTGAATGTTCTTAGAAATGAAATTGACATTAAGAAGTATGAAAACTAAGGAAAAGAAGGAGTTATAAAAATTACTACAAAAAAGTAAATCTATGAAGCAGCTTGTAATAATATATTAGGGCAACGTTTACAATTGATACCTTTTTTCTTATACTTATTACAGCATTTCGATTTAGGTTTAATACAATTTACAGAACAAGTACTATTACAAACAGATTCGTTCGAAATAGAAATTACAGGTGCACTTTTAGTATAAAAAACAATCATTATCAGTAATTATTCTGCAAATATAAGCGTTTATTTAGAATAAATAAAAATAAGATGTTAAAAAATTGACAAGTAATATATTAAGGAAATCTATGTTAATTAAATATAATAGAGGAAAAGTAAGTTACTACAACAGAAAAAATCCCATTGTAAATAAATATACAATGGGATTTTTTTTGCTATTAAATTGTTCAAAGTAACTTTGAACTAAAACTATTTATAAGTGATAAAATTATTACAATTTATTTTCATTAAAACTCATCAATGGAATATCTCCTAAAGTTTCCATTTTTTTAACTAAATCTATATGAAACAACATATTCATTATTCCTTTTGAATTTCTTTCTAACATTGTAACCATATCAGCATTCTCTTCTTTAAAATAAGCTTTTAAAGAATCGAAGGTGTTTTGAGAATAGATGATCTCAATATCAACCTTATCATATTTAACCTTTTCATTTAGTAAGTTAGTAAACCAATCTAATTTTGCAAATTCTGCATCATCTTCTTTTGAAGAAACATGAACAATTTTTATAATGGCATCATAAGCTCTGGCAATACTAACTAGATCATAAATTGCAGAAATATCATTTTCTTCAAAATCTGAAGCATAAACAATTGTATCAATCTTATGTTCTTTTTGCTCTTTTGGAACTGTTAATACAGGGCAGGGTGCTTTTTCTATTAGCTTTTTGGCTTTATTTGCTAAAAGTAATTCCTTAAGTACTTTTTCACTTTTAGTACCACTAATAATTAAATCTGCATTTAAACTGTACGCTTTTTTAAGAATTGCATGTACTATCGATTTATCTTCAATAGCATCAAAACTTATATCTAACTCATCAATATCTCCTTCATAATGTTTTTCACAAAACTCAGTTAATATACTTAGGTGTTTGTTATCTTTCTCACCATCAAGACCTAATGGAAGTGAATCGAAAACATGAATAACAAACAAACTCGCATCTAATTTTTTACATAAATTAAACGCATATTTTAATGCTGGTATTGCGTTTTCTGAATAATCTGTAGCATGTAATATCCTTTTCATCTTATCAAATTTAAAAGCATAAAATTAGACATCATAGAAGAACTATAAAATGATATATATCAACTTATTAAATATTAAATTAATCCAAAGAAGTGAACTCCAAATAAAAATATATTTTACTCAGAGTCCACACGTGTGCAAAGCTATTTGTTGAAAAAATTAATTCTCAACATTATTATTTTATCTATATTTTTAACATGATGAACAAGAGCCACCTTCTTTTTTAACACCTAATTTCACCAAAATTGTTTCTAACAAACACCATTTTGTAAATGCAGATTGAATCATATTTAAACCAATAAAGACTCCAAACCACAACCAATTTATACTAACATAATAAGTTAATGCAACCATTAACAAAACCATTACACCAACAATCACTCTAAAATATTTGTTTAACATTTTTTCTTTATTTTTTAATTATAAAAATCTTTCTACTGGAACTACAATTGCTTTTAGAGGATTATTTGTCTCTAAATTGCTATTAAATTCTTCTAGTAAAGTAAATAAATCGTCTATTTTTTCTTTGTTAGTGAAAGAAAAAAACATTGTTGAACCGTTACCAGTCTTTTCTCCAGAAAACCAATTAGAAGCCATTAATAAAGAAGGTGAATTTTTATGACCATCAATATCTGAACTACTAAAGTTTTCAATATTTGCTTTTTTAAAGATGTTTAAAACATCTTTCTGAAATTCTTCTACGGCTGTAACTAATACTAATTTCATTTGATAACATTTTTTGCTTCCGCTTATTTCACAGATCCACGCAGAGAATAAAAATTCAATCTGCGATTATCTGCAACAATTGGGGAAAATGATTATTTATAATTCTTCTTTTCAATCATATAATACACTAATGGCACAACCAATAATGTTAATACTGTAGAAACAATGGTTCCTCCCATTAATGAGATTGCCAATCCTTGAAAAATTGGATCAAATAAGATTACAAAGGCTCCAATTACAACTGTACCTGCAGTTAATAAAATTGGCGTTGTTCTTACTGCTCCAGCTTCAATTGCTGCTTGTTTTAAAGGCACTCCTTCTTCTAGTCTTAAATTGATAAAATCAATCAGTAAAACGGAGTTTCTTACCATAATTCCTGCTAGAGCAATCATTCCAATAAATGAAGTTGCAGTAAAGAATGCTCCCATAATCCAATGCCCTAAAACAATTCCGATTAATGATAGCGGTATTGCAACCATCATTACAATTGGTGCTTTAAAGTTTTGAAACCACCCAACAATTAAAATATAAATTAAGATAATTGCTCCTAAAAAAGCGATTCCTAAATCTCTAAAAACTTCTAATGTAATTTGCCATTCTCCATCCCATTTCACAGTATAATCGTCTTCAAATTCTGGCTGACCTAAATACATCTCGTTTAATTTATAACCTTCAGGAAGCTTTATTGTATTCAATTTTTCTTCCATTCCTAAAATTGCATACGCAGGACTTTCTAATTCCCCAGCCATATCTGCCATTACATAAACAACACGTTTTTGATTTTTACGGAAAATACTTTTTGCTGCAATTGTTTCTTTAATTTCAACTAAATCTGCAATTGGCACCATGTTACCTTGTTTCGATTTTACTTTCAATTGAGAAATATCAGAGATAGTTGATTTTTCTTTTTCATCCAAAGTTAAAACCAAACCAACTTGATTTACAGCATTTTCGTCATACAAATTTGTAATCGCTCTGTTAGACAAAGCCATATTCATTGTATAAGCAATTTGTTGAGGAGCAACTCCATACAACATTGCTTTTTCTTTATTTATTTCAAATTGATATTCAATTTGATCAGCTTCCACCATAAAATCTACATCAACAACATCATCAGTATTTTTTAAGATATTTTGAACCTGATTTGCAATTTCTATTTGCTGTTCATAATCTGGTCCATAAACCTCTGCAACAATTGTTGATAAAACCGGCGGTCCTGGGGGAACTTCCACCAGCTTTACATTTGCATTGTATTTCTTTGCTATTTTCTGAATTTCTGGTCTTAATAATTTTGCAATTCCGTGACTTTGAATTTCACGTTCGCCTTTATCAACCAAATTCACTTGAATATCAGCCATATTAGATCCACCACGTAAATCGTAATGACGAACTAAACCGTTAAAAGTAATTGGTGCAGAAGTACCAATATAATTCTGATAATTAACAACTTCTGGTCTTGTAGATAAATACTGTGCAATTTCTTGAGTTACAACTCCAGTTCTTTCTAGCGTTGTTCCTTCTGGCATATCAATTACTACCTGAAACTCATTTTTATTATCAAAAGGTAACATTTTCACAGCTACAGAATTGGTGAAAAATAAGACCATTGTTGCCATTAACACAACGAATGTCCCTCCTAAAAACAACCATCTTCTTGTTTTATTTTCAATTAAAGGTCTTTCAAATCTGTCATAAATTTTATAAATAAAAGTTTCTTCCAAAGGTTTTTCAACTTTCTCTTCACCACCTTTTTTATCTTTTTCTCTTAAGAAAATATATCCTAAATAAGGAGTAATTGTTAAAGCTACAAATAACGATAAAATCATTGCAATTGAAGCTCCAATTGGCATTGGTGCCATATAAGGCCCCATTAAACCAGACACAAAGGCCATCGGTAAAACAGAAGCAATTACTGTAAACGTTGCTAAAATTGTTGGGTTACCAACTTCATTAATTGCATATAATGCAGCTTGTTTAAAAGGCAAGCGTTTCATCTTAAAATGCCTATGCATATTTTCTGCAATAATAATGGAATCATCAACCACAATACCAGTTACAAAAACCAATGCGAAAAGCGTAATTCTGTTTAATGTGTAATCTAACATGTAATAACTTAACAATGTTAAAGCAAACGTAATTGGCACAGATAAAAACACCACCAAACCACCACGCCAACCCATTGCTAACATTACCACCAAAGTAACTGCAAAGATAGAACCAATAAGATGCCACAATAACTCTGATACTTTATGAGAAGCTGTTTCTCCGTAATTTCTAGTAACTTCTACGTGAACATCATCAGGAATTAAAGTAGTTCGTAAATGCGCTACTTTATGTAAAATTAATTCCGAAATTTTCATTGCATCTGCACCTTTTCTTTTAGCGACAGAAATAGTTACAGCAGGATATTCCGATTTGTATGTTTGAGATTTCTCGCTCGCTTGTCCAAAACCTAAAGACACATAATTTTGTGGAATTTCTGGTCCATCAACAATAGTTGCTATTTGTTTTAAATAAATAGGTCTATTTTGTTGTACACCAACTACTAAATTCTCTACATCAGTTACAGATGCTAAAAAGTTACCCGTTTTTACTAAAAACTCCGTGTCATTTTTATCAAAACTACCAGAACTTAATTGTGTATTATTGGCTTTTATCATTTGAGAAACCGACAAGAAATCTAATCCACTAGAAGCCAATTTATCTTTATCTAAAACAACTCTTAATTGACGATTTCTTCCACCAATTTTATGCGTAATAGAAACATCATTTATCTTCTTAATCTCTGTTTCTAATTCTTGCCCCATTTGGCTTAATTGATAATCACTGTAGTTTTCACTCCACAATGTTAACCCCAACATTGGCACATCATCAATAGCACGTGTTTTAACCAACGGAAACGTAACGCCTGCAGGCATTTGATCCATGTGTTTGTTAATCTCATTGTATAATTTCACAAAAGAACGCTCTATATCTTCGCCCACATAAAACTGCACAATTACCATTGCTTTTTCATTCATAGCAGTAGCATACACATACTCTACACCTTTAATATTAGAAATTAATTTCTCTAAAGGTTTTACAACTCTATTCTCAATTTCTGTTGGACTCGCACCTGGATAACCAACAAAAATATCTGCCATTGGCACATCAATTTGTGGCTCTTCTTCTCTCGGAATCAAAAACGAAGCATACACACCAACAACCATAAAAACGACCATTAGAAGCACTGTAAGTTTCGATCCTATAAAGACTTTTGCAATTTTTCCAGCTAAACCTTCTTTCATTTCTTTTATATTTTTGGGCGTTTTAACAGGCTATTCATTTCAATCTTTTTTCTTGTGCTGAATTAATTTCAGCATCTTTCTACTTAAGCTTTCTGCTCTTTTAAAAGAGATACTGAAACCAGTTCAGTATAAAAAAAAGGATTTCCATTGCTATCCTTAACGCGATAATTCTTGTTTAAAATTTTATCTTGATACCTACAAGGTTATTGAAACCTTGCAGGAAACTGAAAACTGTTACTGCCAACTGATGACTGTTCTACTGAACACTTATTTTAGCTCCGTTGAATAATTTTCCTTCCGCAGAAACTATATAAGATTCATCAGCATTTAAACCCGATAAAACCTCAACATTATTTCCATAAACTCTTCCTAAACGCAACCAACGTAATAATGCTGTATTGCTTTCACTTACAGTATAAACTCCAGATAACTGACCATTTTCTACAATTGCTTCTTTAGGAATTAAAACCAACTCTGATTTTACTTTTCCTTCTACAGGAAACTGAACCGTAGAAAACATACCAGATAAAATATGAACATCTGTTTTAT
The window above is part of the Polaribacter sp. SA4-12 genome. Proteins encoded here:
- a CDS encoding YgaP family membrane protein, producing MLNKYFRVIVGVMVLLMVALTYYVSINWLWFGVFIGLNMIQSAFTKWCLLETILVKLGVKKEGGSCSSC
- a CDS encoding universal stress protein; the protein is MKRILHATDYSENAIPALKYAFNLCKKLDASLFVIHVFDSLPLGLDGEKDNKHLSILTEFCEKHYEGDIDELDISFDAIEDKSIVHAILKKAYSLNADLIISGTKSEKVLKELLLANKAKKLIEKAPCPVLTVPKEQKEHKIDTIVYASDFEENDISAIYDLVSIARAYDAIIKIVHVSSKEDDAEFAKLDWFTNLLNEKVKYDKVDIEIIYSQNTFDSLKAYFKEENADMVTMLERNSKGIMNMLFHIDLVKKMETLGDIPLMSFNENKL
- a CDS encoding efflux RND transporter permease subunit: MKEGLAGKIAKVFIGSKLTVLLMVVFMVVGVYASFLIPREEEPQIDVPMADIFVGYPGASPTEIENRVVKPLEKLISNIKGVEYVYATAMNEKAMVIVQFYVGEDIERSFVKLYNEINKHMDQMPAGVTFPLVKTRAIDDVPMLGLTLWSENYSDYQLSQMGQELETEIKKINDVSITHKIGGRNRQLRVVLDKDKLASSGLDFLSVSQMIKANNTQLSSGSFDKNDTEFLVKTGNFLASVTDVENLVVGVQQNRPIYLKQIATIVDGPEIPQNYVSLGFGQASEKSQTYKSEYPAVTISVAKRKGADAMKISELILHKVAHLRTTLIPDDVHVEVTRNYGETASHKVSELLWHLIGSIFAVTLVVMLAMGWRGGLVVFLSVPITFALTLLSYYMLDYTLNRITLFALVFVTGIVVDDSIIIAENMHRHFKMKRLPFKQAALYAINEVGNPTILATFTVIASVLPMAFVSGLMGPYMAPMPIGASIAMILSLFVALTITPYLGYIFLREKDKKGGEEKVEKPLEETFIYKIYDRFERPLIENKTRRWLFLGGTFVVLMATMVLFFTNSVAVKMLPFDNKNEFQVVIDMPEGTTLERTGVVTQEIAQYLSTRPEVVNYQNYIGTSAPITFNGLVRHYDLRGGSNMADIQVNLVDKGEREIQSHGIAKLLRPEIQKIAKKYNANVKLVEVPPGPPVLSTIVAEVYGPDYEQQIEIANQVQNILKNTDDVVDVDFMVEADQIEYQFEINKEKAMLYGVAPQQIAYTMNMALSNRAITNLYDENAVNQVGLVLTLDEKEKSTISDISQLKVKSKQGNMVPIADLVEIKETIAAKSIFRKNQKRVVYVMADMAGELESPAYAILGMEEKLNTIKLPEGYKLNEMYLGQPEFEDDYTVKWDGEWQITLEVFRDLGIAFLGAIILIYILIVGWFQNFKAPIVMMVAIPLSLIGIVLGHWIMGAFFTATSFIGMIALAGIMVRNSVLLIDFINLRLEEGVPLKQAAIEAGAVRTTPILLTAGTVVIGAFVILFDPIFQGLAISLMGGTIVSTVLTLLVVPLVYYMIEKKNYK
- a CDS encoding universal stress protein — its product is MKKILHATDFSKNAIPALKYALNLSKKLDTSLFVIHVFDYPTIFDKDLKEPYINLEDKTYITQQNKLINFCNSNYEGDLEEVDVSFEAIENKSIINGIIEKAKKLNADLIITGTKSEKVLKEFLLGKTALKLIEKAPCPVLTVPKGICASNIKTIVYASDFEENDICAIYDLVHIAKPYEATIKIVHVSKKENSYVLQKKSWFDQLLKEKIKYDKIDTQIIFSDNVFDSLKTYLKDENADMIAMLERDSKGIVKMLFHTDLVKKMESLGNIPLLSFNGHRM